GTCGGCGAGCGGTCGATCGGGACGCCCTCAGAGGACCCCGAGGGTGCCGACGACGAGAAATAGCAGGCCGAATCCGGCCAGCACGACGGCGCTGAGAGCGGCGACGATCGGCGCGAAGGCGTCGACCCGCCGCCCCGCGGCGACCAGCGCGGCGGGGTAGGCGACGATCCAGAGCCCGATGCCGCCGAAGAATCCAAGCAGCAGGGCCGGCGAACCGGTCTGGACGACGAGCGCTCCCTCGAGGACCGCCCCCGCACCCGGCACGTGCGAGAAGACGTCGAGGCTGCCCGACTGGAGCAACCCGACGCCGACGGTGAGCCAGAACCCGATCTGGTAGGGGTTCGTCAGCGCGAGCACGAACGTTTTGCGAAACCCCTTCGACTCGCCGCGGCCGCCGTCCGTGAACGAGGCCGCCGATCGGGCCTCCTCGATCGCGCCGACGGCGAAGTAACACATCAGGAGTCCGCCGGCGACGTAGAGGATCGGCCGGACCGCCGGGTACTGGTCGATGATCGCGACGATGCCGGCGAGCGCGAGTACGAAGAAGACGACGTCGGCGACCATCGCGCCGAGGCCGGCCCAGAAGCCGGCCGTCCAGCCGCGGACGACGCTCTCCTCGGCGATGATGGCGTTCATCGGTCCCGGCGGCGCGGCGAGGGCCACGCCGAAGACGATGCCGGCGAGTGCCGTTACGAGAGCACTGGTCACTGCTGTTCGATATCGAGTGAGTGACCGGGGGAGAAAAGCGCACTGACTTCGGCAGCGTGGGCACGGATGGGCGTCGAACCGCCGGACCTATTTCGAACCCCGTTCAACGGCGGGTATGGGCGAGGATCGAATTGCCGGTGTGACGCCGTCGAGACCGCTGGCTGAACGCGAGGCCGTCTCGATCGGGACGGGGCGATGGACCTGGACGGAGCGACGATGAATCGGCGCGCCCTCCTCGCGGCCGCCGCCGGTCTGGGGACGGTCGGCGCCGGTGGCTGTCTCGATGGTGGTTCGGGCGGGAACGAGATCGACGACGCCGACGACGCCGACGACGGCGCGGACGGCGACGGCGGCCCGCCGTACGAAATCGAACTGATCGACGCGCCCGGCAGCGAGGCGGGGACGGTCACCGTCCCGCAGTCGGGCCAGGTCGTGCTCGTCAACTTCACGCGGCAGTTCTGTCCGACGAGCATCGGGTATCTCTCGAACGTCGGCGAGGCGTACGACCGACTCGCCTCGGAGTACGACGTCGGACCGGACGGCGACGTGTTCGTGCTGTCGGTCATCGACTGGACCCAGGGCGCGACGCCGTCGAACGAGGAACTGGCCGACTGGTGGATCGAAAACGACGGCTACTGGCCGATCGGCATCGATCGATCCGGCGAGTTCTTCGACGAGTACCACAACACCGACGAGTTCCCGGGGACGGCCGCGATAGACGGCGACGGGGAGGTCCACTGGGATGATCTCGGCGGGACGACGCCGTCGAACATCGTCTCTGGCGTCAGGGGCGCCGTCGAAGCCGAGTCCGGCGTCGAGACGGAATCGACGGCCGAGACCGACGAGAACGACGCGGCCGGAGAGACCAACGAAACCGACGCGGACGGACGTTCGGACGCGGACTGACCGACTCGCGACGATCGATCGCCGTCGACTGCGGTGAGGTCACGTCTTCCGCCCTTCCGCTCCCCGACGATCGGCGAGCGCCGGATACGACTGCTCCCCACCGACGGAGTTCCGTGCAACGAGGGTCGCGACCGCCGCGACTCCCCCCGGTAGCGGTCGCCGCCGCTCCTCGTAGGAGAGCACGGTCAGGTCCAGACACGCCCGGAGCAGGTCGTTCGAGCGGTACCGGTGGCGATCGCTCGTCGGTCCGATCTCGACGGGATCGCTCGTGCGCAGGTGGTGCTCGTAGACGAGGACGCCGCCCGGCGCGAGTGCGTCTTTCAGGTCGGGGATCACGTCCAGCCCCGCGAAGAAACTTACCGTGATGACGTCGTACCGCTCCGCTCCGAAATCGAAGTCGGCGACGTCGGTCCGGTGCCAGTTGACGCTCGCGTCGACGCCGCGAGCCTCGGCCCGCGTCCGTGCCTGCGAGAGGGCCTCGTCGGAGATGTCGATCGCGTCGACCTCGTAGCCGTGATCGGCGAGGAAGACGGCGTTGCGCCCGGTTCCGGTCGCGACGTCGAGGGCGCGTCCCTCCGGCAACGTCGCGATCCGTCGTTCGAGGTCCGGGATCGGATCGTCGGGGAGGTCGAACTCGACGTCCCTGTACTTCTCGTTCCAGCGCTCGCGTTCGTCGGTCACGTCAGGGATGACGGACGGCGGCCGCTTGGGTGTTCCCCCGATCGGCGGCGCGACGACTCGACGATCGAACCAGTGGAACCTTTGGTCGACGAAGCGTACTGTCACGCATGACTCGTCACTCGGATCGCTGCGTCGCGGCCGTGGGTCAGCCGCGACGGTCTCTCTCGCAGCGCGATCGGTCGCAGATCGAGGTGAGAAGCCGGTGAGACGCCGCGACCTCGTCGCCGGTATCGGGAGCCTCGGCGTCCTCGGTGGGGGCGTCGCGCTCCTGCGGAACGGGATGCCCTCGATCGGAGACGACAGCCGTCCCGAGCCAGCCGACGAAGACGGATCGAACGGCCCCGTCGAGGTCGAGACGATCGACGCCCGCGGGAGCGAGGCCGGGACGGTCCAGGTGCCGGCCGATCGGGTCACGGTCGTCAGCTTCTTCGTCACGGGCTGTGGCCAGTGCCAGGCACACATGCCGCACCTCGCCGAGGCCCGCCGAGACCTCCGGGACGACTACGGCTCCGACGTCCGGTTCCTGTCGGTCACCTACCAGTCGCTCGGCAAGATGCCACCCGAAGAACTCCGGGACTGGTGGGCGGCCCACGACGGCAACTGGGCGGTCGGTTACGACCCTAATTCGTCGCTCTCGGCGTCGTACGGCGTCGTCGGCTATCCCGTCACGGTCGTGATCGACGCGGACGGCGAGAACCGGTGGCAGGAGAAGGGCGTCCTGGATCCCGAAACGATCGTCGAGGCCGCCGAGCCCGTACTGGACGCGCGACAGGGGGCGTCGACCGCGAACGAGACGGGCAACGCCGGCGATACCGACGAGGAGTCGACGTCGACTGCCTGAGGCGATCGGCGGCGGTGACGACGAATTCCGTCACGGACCGACGACCGGCGGCGGTGACGACGATCCGTCCCAGACCGGCGAGTGATGCGGCTACTGCCTGCCGTTCCCGATCCGGGTCAACAGTCCGGAGATCGGGTCCATCCGGTCTTTCCACGAGGTCGTCGCGTCACCGACGACGGCGATCCCGTCCTCGTCGACGGTACAGAGTCGACCGCCCGCGACGGCGATCGCCGTCAGGCCATCGCCGGTCGTGGCGTGGTGCCATCGCTCGGCCCCGTCGTCGGTCGTGATGGCGTGGACGCGGTCCTCGTCGGTGCCGAGACAGACGTGATCGTCGATGACCATGGGTGCCGTCGCGGCGGCCCCGACGTCGACGCGCCAGCGTTCGGTACCCGCCCCCGCGTCGACGGCGTAGAGGCTGTGATCGGCACTCGCGACGAAGACGGTCCCGTCGGCGACGGCCGGTGCGGCCCTGAGTCGCCCGCCGGTTTCGAACCGGAATCGTCTCTCGCCGTCGGACGCGGCCAGTGCCACGAGTCGCCCCCCGCTGCCGACGGAGACCGTGCCGTCGGCCACGACCGGCGTGGTCCCGACGCCGTCCTCGAGTGGCGTCTCCCAGCGTCGCTCGCCCGCGTCGGTCCCGACGGCGATCACCCGATCGTCACAGCCGACGTAGACCGCGCCGTCGCCGACTGCGAGACCCGTGATCGTCCCGTCGAGATCGGCCGTCCGGCGGGGGTGGCCGGTCTCCCCGTCGATCGCGTGGAGCGCGTCGCTGGCGGCGTAGACGGTCCCGTCGGCCGCGACCGGCGACGCGCGAACGGGTTCGTCGGTCTGGTAGCGCCACGCGCGCTCGCCGGTCTCGGCGTCGAGCGCGTAGACGGCCCCGTCGTCGCCGCCGACGTAGACGCGTTCGTCCACCACCGCAGGGGACGTCCTGATCGGCCGCTCCGTCTCGAACGCCCAGCGTTCGCGTCCATCTTCGAGGGCCAGCGCCGCGACGGCCCCGTCGGTGCGGGTGAGAAAGATCGTGTCGCCGACGAGCGCCGGTGAGGCCTCGATCGCGGCGTCGGTCGTGATCCGCCACCGCTCGCTCGGTTCTCTCCCGAGCGCGTCGCCCGATCGGACGCGGCCGGTCGCTGCGGGGCCGCCACGGGCCATCCGCCAGTCGGGGGCGTCCGTTTCGGATTCCGCCTCGAGGTTTCGAAGCGCCTCGAGTTGCTCGACGGTTTCGGTCGCTGCCGCCGAGACGATCGGGACCGGATCGTCCGTCAGTGGCCGGATCGCGGCTACAGACTTCAGGGCGTCGATCGCCCCGAGGGTCCTGACGGCCCGCGTCCGTACGCGGGCGTTCGGATCGACCAGGCGCGATCGGAGTTCGGACCGCAGGGTCGATCCGGATTCGAGTTCGCCCGCCGTGGCGAGGTCGACGAGTGCGCCGGCGGCGTTCGCCCGGACGGCGCAGTCCGGATCCGAGAGTGCGTCGACGAGCGCGGGGATCGCGTCGTCGAATCCGCTCGGATCCTCGGCGGCCATCGTCGAGAGGACGCGCGCGGCGGTCACCCGGACGACCGAACTCTCGACGGCGAGGCCGTCGGCGATCTTCGAGACGCCGGTCGGCCGGAGCGCGTCGGATTCGTCGGCCAGCACGGACAGTCCGAGGAGCGCGAGCGCGGCCGCCCACGGATCGTCGTCGAGGCGACGTCCCAGCCCCGACAGTTGGTCGTCGATCGCGTCGGCGCGGGTCGGCGTCTCGCCGCCGGCCACGAGCGAGGCGGCGTCGAGCAGGCGATCGTCGACCCGATCGAGGGCGTCCTCGAGCGCCGACCTGCCGCCGTGACCGGTCCTCGAGAGCGTCCCGAGCGCGAGCGTCGCGTAGCCACGGACCGCCTCGTCGTCGGCGTCGAGCACCGTCACGAGGTCGTCCGTCTGCGGCGACACGTCGTCGGGGTCCGCCGCCGCGAGCCGTGCAACCTCGGCGAGGATCGCGGTCGAATGCCCCGTGCCCAGGTCGTCCAGCAGCAGTTCGGAAACCGGTCGCCGATCGGTCCCCGCGACGATGGTCGTGAGCGCGCGCACCTGTTCCCGGCGCGTTTCGTCCGATACGTCGGTGAGACGCTCGAACAATGGTTTCGCCGCGGACGCGACGAGAGCCGGGTCCACTCTGGCGAGGTCGGCGATACCCGCGGCGACCGCACCGGCCCGGCCGTCCCGCTCGTCGAGGACGTCGAGGAGCGCCGCCATCGGCGTCGGGTCGATGTCGACGTCGGCCGCGAGGTACGTTTCGAGGGTCTCGAGCGCCTCGACCCGGACCGCCGGGGCCGAGTCGTCGAGCAGGTCACAGACCGCGCCGATTCCGGCCTCGACCTCCGCTGGCGTCGTCAGACCGAGGACCGACAGTGCCTGGCAGGCGGCGACGCGGACCGTCTCGTCGTCCGCCTTCGTTTCCTCGATTGCGAGCGTGAACGCCGCCCGCCGATCGCGTCCCGGGGCCGGAGCGATCGCGGCGATGGTCTCGCGGGTCGTCTCCCTGACACTCCGATCCGGATCGTCGAGCGCGCGGAACAGCGACGCCAGCACGTCGCGAACGTCGCCAGGATAGGTGGACGCGACCGTCGCCAGGGCGATTGCGGCGTTGTTTCGGACGCTCGCGTCGTCGTCGTCGAGTCGATCGGCGAGCGCGTCGACGGCCGATCGGACGGCGCGTGGCTCCTCGGCGGCGACGCTCACCAGGTCCCGCGTCGCCGCCCGGCGGACCGCCGTCGGCCCGTCGTCGATCCGCCGGCGCAGCGACCTGACGGCGGGGTGGGCCGCCGAGGTTCGCGACTGCGCGACCTCGGCGAGCGCGCGGGCGGCGTACCCCCGAACCCACTCGTCGCCGTCCTCGAGTCGATCGACGAGTGTGGGCACGTCCGGCCGATCGTCCGGCCCGTCGAGCGCGATAGCACCGAGGGCCGTCGCCGCGTGGTGGCGAATCGGTTCGTGCGGATCGTCGAGGCGATCGGCCAGGTCCGGGACGACCGGACGGACGGCCCCCGGCGTCTCCTCGGCGACGACCGCGATGGCGCGGGCGGCCTCTCGGCGGACCGTCTCGTCCGCGTCGTCCAGTACGCCGGCGAGATCGGCGACGACCGACTCGGCTGCCGCCGGAGCCTCGGCGGCGACGGCAGCGATCGCCGTCACGGCGTGGGTCCGAAGTGCGGGGCTCTCGGCGTCGTCGTCGGCCGACCCGGACGTGGCGCACTCGTC
The nucleotide sequence above comes from Halosolutus halophilus. Encoded proteins:
- a CDS encoding TlpA family protein disulfide reductase, with translation MDLDGATMNRRALLAAAAGLGTVGAGGCLDGGSGGNEIDDADDADDGADGDGGPPYEIELIDAPGSEAGTVTVPQSGQVVLVNFTRQFCPTSIGYLSNVGEAYDRLASEYDVGPDGDVFVLSVIDWTQGATPSNEELADWWIENDGYWPIGIDRSGEFFDEYHNTDEFPGTAAIDGDGEVHWDDLGGTTPSNIVSGVRGAVEAESGVETESTAETDENDAAGETNETDADGRSDAD
- a CDS encoding TlpA family protein disulfide reductase, which translates into the protein MRRRDLVAGIGSLGVLGGGVALLRNGMPSIGDDSRPEPADEDGSNGPVEVETIDARGSEAGTVQVPADRVTVVSFFVTGCGQCQAHMPHLAEARRDLRDDYGSDVRFLSVTYQSLGKMPPEELRDWWAAHDGNWAVGYDPNSSLSASYGVVGYPVTVVIDADGENRWQEKGVLDPETIVEAAEPVLDARQGASTANETGNAGDTDEESTSTA
- a CDS encoding class I SAM-dependent methyltransferase — protein: MTDERERWNEKYRDVEFDLPDDPIPDLERRIATLPEGRALDVATGTGRNAVFLADHGYEVDAIDISDEALSQARTRAEARGVDASVNWHRTDVADFDFGAERYDVITVSFFAGLDVIPDLKDALAPGGVLVYEHHLRTSDPVEIGPTSDRHRYRSNDLLRACLDLTVLSYEERRRPLPGGVAAVATLVARNSVGGEQSYPALADRRGAEGRKT
- a CDS encoding LysE family translocator gives rise to the protein MNAIIAEESVVRGWTAGFWAGLGAMVADVVFFVLALAGIVAIIDQYPAVRPILYVAGGLLMCYFAVGAIEEARSAASFTDGGRGESKGFRKTFVLALTNPYQIGFWLTVGVGLLQSGSLDVFSHVPGAGAVLEGALVVQTGSPALLLGFFGGIGLWIVAYPAALVAAGRRVDAFAPIVAALSAVVLAGFGLLFLVVGTLGVL
- a CDS encoding PQQ-binding-like beta-propeller repeat protein; this translates as MNSPSDSSRGPTQGEQDGEIEVTVGVDRLESFLSADDPEVREYAARTLATEATDRPAGVRSAIETLTERLDDEPAIRSHAAAALSTVAASYPADVRDSVPALTERLEGSTAVRADAADALASIAAEDPRAVADSTTALAACVTADEEVVRVRTSDALAAIAPVEPTAVGPVVDEVAAATDDETVAVRENATAVLAAVGRTRPDDVLDAIDQLVDRLADEPAIRSNAMGALRAVAAETPAAVATEAEAVAARLADDRYEVRVEAGATLAAIADERPDALRGVVVSLAASLADDRDVRRETARALRDVAETAPADVVPAVDPLVDRLGDSLATVRTDAAATLAAVATAEPAAAVDAVEPLAGLLESDECATSGSADDDAESPALRTHAVTAIAAVAAEAPAAAESVVADLAGVLDDADETVRREAARAIAVVAEETPGAVRPVVPDLADRLDDPHEPIRHHAATALGAIALDGPDDRPDVPTLVDRLEDGDEWVRGYAARALAEVAQSRTSAAHPAVRSLRRRIDDGPTAVRRAATRDLVSVAAEEPRAVRSAVDALADRLDDDDASVRNNAAIALATVASTYPGDVRDVLASLFRALDDPDRSVRETTRETIAAIAPAPGRDRRAAFTLAIEETKADDETVRVAACQALSVLGLTTPAEVEAGIGAVCDLLDDSAPAVRVEALETLETYLAADVDIDPTPMAALLDVLDERDGRAGAVAAGIADLARVDPALVASAAKPLFERLTDVSDETRREQVRALTTIVAGTDRRPVSELLLDDLGTGHSTAILAEVARLAAADPDDVSPQTDDLVTVLDADDEAVRGYATLALGTLSRTGHGGRSALEDALDRVDDRLLDAASLVAGGETPTRADAIDDQLSGLGRRLDDDPWAAALALLGLSVLADESDALRPTGVSKIADGLAVESSVVRVTAARVLSTMAAEDPSGFDDAIPALVDALSDPDCAVRANAAGALVDLATAGELESGSTLRSELRSRLVDPNARVRTRAVRTLGAIDALKSVAAIRPLTDDPVPIVSAAATETVEQLEALRNLEAESETDAPDWRMARGGPAATGRVRSGDALGREPSERWRITTDAAIEASPALVGDTIFLTRTDGAVAALALEDGRERWAFETERPIRTSPAVVDERVYVGGDDGAVYALDAETGERAWRYQTDEPVRASPVAADGTVYAASDALHAIDGETGHPRRTADLDGTITGLAVGDGAVYVGCDDRVIAVGTDAGERRWETPLEDGVGTTPVVADGTVSVGSGGRLVALAASDGERRFRFETGGRLRAAPAVADGTVFVASADHSLYAVDAGAGTERWRVDVGAAATAPMVIDDHVCLGTDEDRVHAITTDDGAERWHHATTGDGLTAIAVAGGRLCTVDEDGIAVVGDATTSWKDRMDPISGLLTRIGNGRQ